The Pogona vitticeps strain Pit_001003342236 chromosome 3, PviZW2.1, whole genome shotgun sequence genome includes a window with the following:
- the CRYAA gene encoding alpha-crystallin A chain isoform X1 produces the protein MDITIQHPWFKRALGPFIPSRLFDQFFGEGLYEYDLLPWFSSTISPYYRQSFFRSFLESGVSEVRSDRDKFTIFLDVKHFSPEDLSVKVIEDFVEIHGKHNERQCVPQHPDWEPSMDDHGYISREFHRRYRLPSNVDQSAITCSLSADGMLTFSAPKVQANADPSHSERPIPVSREEKPTSAPSS, from the exons ATGGATATTACCATTCAGCACCCCTGGTTCAAACGTGCTCTTGGACCTTTTATTCCAAGCCGTTTGTTTGACCAGTTTTTTGGAGAAGGCCTTTATGAATATGATCTCCTGCCTTGGTTTTCCTCTACCATCAGCCCATACTACAGGCAATCGTTCTTCCGCAGTTTTCTGGAGTCTGGCGTTTCTGAG GTGAGATCTGACCGGGACAAGTTTACAATCTTTTTGGATGTAAAACACTTCTCCCCTGAAGATTTGAGTGTGAAGGTCATTGAAGACTTTGTGGAAATTCACGGCAAACATAATGAGAGACAG TGTGTGCCCCAACATCCGGACTGGGAACCAAGCATG GATGACCATGGATACATTTCCCGCGAGTTCCATCGTAGGTACCGCCTCCCTTCCAACGTGGACCAGTCAGCCATCACTTGCTCACTGTCTGCTGATGGCATGCTGACCTTCTCTGCTCCCAAGGTCCAGGCCAACGCGGACCCCAGCCACAGTGAGAGACCCATTCCTGTATCCCGTGAAGAGAAGCCAACTTCGGCTCCATCTTCCTAG
- the CRYAA gene encoding alpha-crystallin A chain isoform X2, protein MDITIQHPWFKRALGPFIPSRLFDQFFGEGLYEYDLLPWFSSTISPYYRQSFFRSFLESGVSEVRSDRDKFTIFLDVKHFSPEDLSVKVIEDFVEIHGKHNERQDDHGYISREFHRRYRLPSNVDQSAITCSLSADGMLTFSAPKVQANADPSHSERPIPVSREEKPTSAPSS, encoded by the exons ATGGATATTACCATTCAGCACCCCTGGTTCAAACGTGCTCTTGGACCTTTTATTCCAAGCCGTTTGTTTGACCAGTTTTTTGGAGAAGGCCTTTATGAATATGATCTCCTGCCTTGGTTTTCCTCTACCATCAGCCCATACTACAGGCAATCGTTCTTCCGCAGTTTTCTGGAGTCTGGCGTTTCTGAG GTGAGATCTGACCGGGACAAGTTTACAATCTTTTTGGATGTAAAACACTTCTCCCCTGAAGATTTGAGTGTGAAGGTCATTGAAGACTTTGTGGAAATTCACGGCAAACATAATGAGAGACAG GATGACCATGGATACATTTCCCGCGAGTTCCATCGTAGGTACCGCCTCCCTTCCAACGTGGACCAGTCAGCCATCACTTGCTCACTGTCTGCTGATGGCATGCTGACCTTCTCTGCTCCCAAGGTCCAGGCCAACGCGGACCCCAGCCACAGTGAGAGACCCATTCCTGTATCCCGTGAAGAGAAGCCAACTTCGGCTCCATCTTCCTAG